Below is a window of Malania oleifera isolate guangnan ecotype guangnan chromosome 1, ASM2987363v1, whole genome shotgun sequence DNA.
GGCTTTTGGCGAGTGTTGTAAAGAAAGGTACACATTGCGAGGTTAGTAGCAACATATGCAATGGGGTTTCTGCGAACAATGGTGCGAGCCGTCTCTTTTGCTGTAAGAGTCATTGCCGGAATGTCCTGCGAGATAGAAACAACTGTGGGATGTGCGGGCACAAGTGTCGTTTTGGTCAGCTTTGTTGTGGTGGTAAATGTGTCAATGTTGGTTTCAATAATCTTCATTGTGGCAAGTGCAACAAAGCATGTGACTCGGGGGTTAAATGTGAGAACGGTTCATGCGGATATGCATCTTGAATCAACCAAAAGAATTACTATGTAGGGGCTAGGAGTCCATGCATAGAGATTTAATTTCAttgtcttattttttaaattatttttttcttttgtaattttAACGGGTATGATGTTTGTCACACCCTAATTACCTCAGTGAACATATTGATTAGTTGAATTGTTGTATTGATTAGGGAAATAAGAGAAATGTATATGCATGaagatttataattattttaaataataaaataatcataagcATTTATAAATTTCTAAGTTCTTCTATCTTCGattcccttttttatttatttttaccttGAAAATAGAGTTCCTAAATTTAGTTTGGTGGTGATTTTTTTTATGATTGATGTGCTTAATATTTTAAGGAGAGTGTATGTACAAAAGCTCTTTTactttataaaataataataaaaaaagaattaTTAGGTATGCTGTTTGTTTCAACTTGCTTAAATAAGTGGAATTTTAATGAAGCTGTCTACATTTTGGATAGCTGAAGTAGTTGATAATTGATTAGTATGTTCTTATATGGTAAGATCAACACCCAAACCACGAAAGAAAAAAAACCAAGTCATTATGCAATGAATAACCATTTCTTTTAAAAGGCTAAGAAACTTATTATTTAGAAAAACTAAACAAAGGAAGGATATAGATATAGGAGCAAATGCTAAAGATCTTTTATTGAGAAGGAGCAATAAATTTAGCCGGTAAAAGAGAATTGAAAAAATATTACTTTATCTTGAGCCTGGAGAGAGACAATTGTTGTTTCCAATTTTTTGATTTCAAAGATTCTGTTGTTTGTTTCCATTCATATTTCCTGAACAGTAGATGTTGTGTAAGGTGCAAGTTTATTTAGGATATGCCTAGTTGTAAAATAGTTTCTCACTTTCTTCCTTAGGTTTCAATTTTCATGGCGCCCAAATGGCCAAGTTGTTATGTTGGATTTGTTTGCAGTAgactctatctatctatctatctatgtCTGCCTGTCAGCAATTCCACTGCAAAGGTCAAGTTAGTGGGCTTTGAAATAAGGGGAATTTTGGTCTAGCTCAATTAAGAGCCAGCTTTGTGTGAGTTCAATTAAAATAAGAGCAAAAGGGAGGTGTCTATCATGTGCCTTGGCTCGGACCACTTCTCAACTCTACTTCAAATATTCAACTCCACATTTGCTTCGTTAGGAGTAGTCCATCCACTACTCCACAGAATCACTCACTATTCATTACACAATATTACATGTTATAATAAACAAGGTAACGTGCAAATGCACCATTGAATTTAAGGCTTTTAAGTTCTTGCTATGATAAATTAGTAAATTACATTCCAATTCAATATCTTCATGACATGGGAGGAATTGAGGGAATTTAGGTTGAGCATGAATTTcagtcttaaatttgaatttgtgtaagtATATATGAAGCTTGATATAATTTAATGTTGTATTTTCTTCAAGTTTATGTATATCCAAATTTAAGATCTAAATTTCAAACTTTTGAACATTAAATTAGTGTTCATTAGTGAATTTTTAACTATTCACAAGTTACATGCTTCTCTATTCATTTTAGTGTATGCTCTTTGCACTATTACTCATTGCACATATTACTAGCAATTGCATTCACATCTTGAATGTTGAAAGGGGAGGAGGCTCATTAGTTGAGTTGTTTTTAATCATTTGATGTATTctttatatataaaaattgatCTTTTTAAGGAAAAATTTTTGAAGTGAAGATGTTTTGAAAATAACTAGTGATAGGAATCTTTCACAATCTGTATAAGTAAATCACATCTGTAATATCTTTGTTAAAGTATTTGGTGTGTGCACACATGCAAGTGGCAATTAATTCTATTCaataattgtttttatttttattttttacttttttaaatgTAATTGCCATATCAAATAATTCCATTAAGTCACACACCTATCATTGCCAATACATGACGTATGGAAATATACTCcaacaaatatgaataatatctTCATATGTTTGAAGAATGCAAGTTGACAATAATGTTGTAATAATTGGAGATGTGAAAATGTACCATGCTTGAAAATATCGACAAAATCGAACAAAATTTTATTGTTTTGCTTCATTAGATTCTGAAAAACCTAACGTGGTATTTAGAAGCCTAATTTTTGGGGCTCGGATTTGTATTTTGTGATATGGAGTAAaatgtaataaataattatattgaatttcttttaaatccgcaCAGTATAAAAAGCAAGCTATGAAACCCTTGTTCCCAAACGTaatgcaaatattttgtttggtTTTAgtttcatatatttttcttttttctatcaTTTCTTGTTTACCTcttcaaaatatgcccaaaacTATTGAAAATGTTAGCTTTCACCGTAATTCCTAATCTTATAAATGCCATTTGGATTCTGCTTCAACCTCAAACCTATTTCTTAATGATTGCTATTGTCCAGTTTTAGAAATACAAAAGAAtactaaaaattttagaaatttcattaTTGTCACCTCAATTTCCTCACAATAATCCATTTGTATTCtaattaaaataccaaaaatgtatgaaaataagattttgattttatttttttcacttaaaATACACTTGTACAAATATTACTCAAAATAAGATCGTTGCATTAATAAGAAAATCAATCGAATGAATGATGTATCACCACTCTTTTGAACCAAACTTCTATTTGGAAGGTCTTTAAGTTCTTTAGGTGGGAAAGGATATGAGGTCGTTAAAGTAGCATGTGGTTACTTTCATCGTATATCCCATATTGTCTAGTCTAAGCATAATAAATTCTCAATgaactgataaaaaaaaaattaaaagagatatcttcatatttttttaaatatcttaCATCCGTCCATCATTGTTTTTGGTCCACTAGTGAAGGCTCATTAATAATGTTTGAGCCATACTGAGGTAAGTCAACTTTCATTTCACAACTTCTCCGGACCCTTCTAAATTAGAACTCCAATTTTCAacttatttgaaaatataaaattttaactaCTAAGAAGCTTCCATTGAAAGTATTTCAAGAAAATGCTAGGAGAATAAAAATGATGCCTAATGGACGTACCAAAACAAAAATTGACCAAAATCAGCATTTCCATTCCAAACGTATATATGTAGGTCTTAGCTTTGCTGCCAAAGATTTTGACCATAGGGCTCTGCCAAACCCCACTCAGTAAATATTTTGGCCAATGCAACAATAACTTGGCCTCAGAACTTTGTGGGATTACAACTTCCCATTCCTTCCCAAGAGGAATTTTTTATTCCCAACCTAAAGCTTTAAATACCCATCACTTCCCTTGGCTAGTACCCAACAAACGGAACCTACACAAATATTCCATCTCCTCCATTTCCTCAACATTGCAGCAACTCAAAAACTTTCAGTAGTGAATATGGCTGCCACTCTCATCCAACTTACGACCATCCTTTTTACCCTCACCCTCCCTCTAACATTCCTAGCCTCCCCGTCTCCAATGGCCTCTTTCATCGCCGAGGACGCAGAAGACTATGAAGAGTACGTAATCGATACCCCATTCCACAGCACTGGATCCTTGAGGGGTCGACTTTTGGCGAGCGTTGTAAAGAAAGGTACTCATTGTGAGGTTAGTAGCAACATATGCAATGGGGTTTCTGCGAACAATGGTGCTAGCCGTCTCTTTTGCTGTAAGAGTCATTGCCGGAATGTCCTGCGAGATAGAAACAACTGTGGGATATGCGGACACAAGTGTCGTTTTGGTGAACTTTGTTGTGGTGGCAAATGCATCAATGTTGGTTTCAACGATCTTCATTGTGGCAAGTGCAACAAAGGTTGTGGCTTGGGAGTTAAATGTGAGAACGGTTCATGCGGATATGCATCTTGAATCAACCGAAGAATTACTATGTAGGAGCTAGGAGTCCATGCATAGAGATTTAATTTCATtgtcttaatttttaaattatttttttcttttgtaattttAACGGGTATGATGTTTGTCACGACTCACACCCTAATTACTTCAGTGAATATATTGATTAGTTGAATTGTTGTATTGATTAGGGAAATAAGAGAAATGTATAGCATTTATAAATTTCAAAGTTCTTCCATCCTTGGTtccctttttcatttatttttatcttgaaaatagaGTTCCCAAGTTTAGATTGGTAGTGATTTTCTTAATATGATTGATGTGCTTAATATTATAAGGAGAGTTTATGTACAAAGCTATTTTACTTTAGAAAGTAGGCGTACTGTTTGTTTCAACTTGCTTAAATAAGTGGAATTTTTATGAAGCTGTCGGCATTTGGATAATTGAAGTAGCTGATAATTGATTAGTATGTTCTTATATGGTAGGATCAACACCCAAACAACGAAAGGAAAAAATTAGGTCATTATGCAATGGATAACCATTTCTTTTAAAAGACTAAGAAACTTATTATTGAGAAAAACCAAACAAAGGAAGAATACAGACATAGGAGCAAATGCTAAAAATTTTCTATTGAGAAGGAGCAATAAATTTAGCCAGTAAAAGAGAATTGAAAGAATGTTACTTTAATTTGAGCCTAGAGAGATACAATTGTTGCTTCCACTTTTTTGATTTCAAAGGTTCTGTTTGTTTCCTTTCATATTTCCTGAACAATAGATGTTGGGTAAGGTGCATGTTGTAAAATAGTTTCTTACATTTTTTCTTAGGTTTCACTTTTCATCGCTCCCCAGTGGCCaagttgttttgtttgatttgttAAGAAATCCAAGTGGGATTGGGCTGAGCAATAGACTCTATATCTATCTATGTTTGCGTATATGCAATTCTACTGCAAGTGTCTAGCTAGTGGGCTTTGAAATAAGGGGACTTTTGGTCCAGCTCAATTAAAATCTAGTTTTGTCTCCTCACTTCACGCAATAATTCCGACTCAAAGAACATTTCAGCAATGATTCTTGCAACAGAAAAAATGGCTCAGACCATTTTTTTTGCCAAAATCCCATTATATGTGTTATTTTGGGCTACACAGCTTGCACTTTTTTATGGTACTTGTTGGAAACCAACATCTTAACGATACTGTGTTCAGAAATTAATTGGTGCCAATTATGTGCTCTTCATAGTCTTCAGCAAAGTTAGTAGGAGTGTAAAGGGAGAGAGGAACGGCAGTGAGGCTGCGGAGTACATTGAAGAGATAGAACcattattgatgatatattaatCTCTCAGTTTCAGAAGGGGAAGTATTGTCCAGTGCTTGAGTTGAAAGTTGAAACAAAAGGGAGTTGGGTACGTGGAGCTGGGTACGTTGATATTTGAACTGACGGTTTGAAGTTAGGTGATAAACAATCAAAAAGTTTCTTACTTTCTTCCTCATGTTTGAGTTTTCTGcgccccccccaccccccaaagtTGTTTTGTTGGGTTGGTTAAGAAATCCAAGTGGGATTGGGCTGACCAATAGACTCTATATCTATCTGTCTGCCTGTCTGCAATTCCACTGCAAGGGTCAAGCTAGTGGGCTTTGAAATAGGGGGACTTTTGGTCTAGCTCAATTAAAACCTAGCTTTGTGTACTTTCAGTTAAAATAAGAGCAAGAGGATCACTTCTCAACTTGACTTGAAATATTCAACTCCTCATTTGCTTTGTTAGTAGTCGTCCCCACTACTCCACAGAATCACTCACCAATCGTTACACAGTATCACAAGTTATAATAAACAAGGTAACATGCAAATGCTCAAGTCTGAACCTGGAGCTAAAAACTTTTAAGTTCTAGTTACTTTAACTTATTCAACCACCGACTCCATCATAAATTAGAAAATTACATTccaattcaatattttcatggCATGGGAGGATGTATTTCAGGTTGTGTGTGACAGCATGGTGTTTGAGTCTTAAAGTTGAATTTGTGCGAAACTTGATACAATTTTATGCTGTAGTTTGTTTAAATTTACACATTCAAATTTATGATCAAGATTCCATGCTATTAAATATTGGGTTAATGTTCATTAGTGATACGCTAACTATTTACAAGTTACATGCTTCCTATTCATTTTGTTTTATGCTCTTTGCACCATTTATTGCTCAGTGTTGCTCATTGCACAATGAGATTTCTTCTTTACTAAGCTTCCCATTTGCTAGCAATTGCAGTCGCATCTTGAATGTCGAAACAAGGTTATTCTAGCTGCAATCTTATGGGAATTTGGAGGACATAAAACTATAAAACTTCTCAAAATTTCTACAAAGAACTGACTACATTAATAATTTTTTCTTCTCCATGTAATAATTTTGTGCAGAGTAAAGGTGCTAGGGTTCCACGATTTTACGTCTTGGTTTAATTTTCCTTCCCTCTTGTTTGGTGAGGGAGTTGCTCATATTTGATTCGGGGTTATTTTTTCAACTGGGTCTTTGTTCCTCCATTCTTTAGGGACAACTATTCTGAAACTTCCCTCCTttgtctttttccttttttcatttttcattgcAATTCTCTCTTCTAATGAATTTTCCCTTACCATTAAGGGCTagtttggattaagaattttttttgggaaaaggaaaggaaaatgataaggaaaaactttccactatattttctttctatatcaagtattactaaaaatgaaaaaaattattcttatattattaaaaattaacaaaaatcaaatagtaaaaatgtggaaaattaaaactttatttcattaatttgatgtatttttcctttctttctcacTTTATTTGATAACCAAGCATGAAATAATGAAATCcttattattttcctttcctttctcaaTTTTTCCCCAGTTCCAAAAAGACCAGAAAATAAGGGTTTTTTTGGATTCATTAGATTGAGCCGGTACCTTGATGTTCCTAATTCAACCCTTATATAACTCATCATTTTGATTTATCTAATGTTCACCGTTGAACTGAAGTCATCGTTGATCACTTTATGTTATGCAGCCAACTAGAAGTCATCACTACCATATGAAAGGGAGGGAAACCATGTAAGTCAGCTCATTTACTGTATCAGCATCCTTAGGATCTTACGCTCCTCTTTCGTGAGACCTCCATTTGTAAAAACAGAAACATGAACACCTAAACCCGATTCGAAGTGTCGACTTTTATAGCACTTGTTAGGGTCGGAGGTGTCTTCACATGGGCTTGATgtacatgggtgagcaccaactttgACTCAAAAGTTTAAGCCATTGGGTGATAGACTCGACCATGTATGTGGACACCCATCctccattttatttttcaaatgtggGACAAACGtacaagtgaaattttcaacaattgATTGATGACATTACATTTTGACAAATAAGCCCTTAGttgttatttttaataatttaatgtAACTTAAGCCATTTGAATAATAGTAAATCAAAATTAAGGATATGAACACAAATTATAACGAACCTTGTAGAATTATACTTGTGGGCAAAATATTATGTTCAAATGCAATTAAATTTACCTTTGTAGTATTACTGTTGTTGGTATTACCATTTTCTTGCAGAATTGCATCTTGCTCTCTTGCCTCCTCGATATTATACTTATTTTGGAAAGCGTTCTTGACTTTCTTTGCGGATGAGTAAGTAGTATCATAGTAATCATAAAAATGAtcggtagacaatttaaaatgtaaTACGCACATTTATACTCATGTTTTTCATATTGTTCCATTTTCGGTATCAACTCATCTTCATTCATTTTTTCggtatcaattttttttttttggttccttCTCGACGAGGACATAAGCAACTTTGGAGAGACTAAGGTAGGACAATACGTTGCCTTTCCATCTCTTGAAGTGGACTCATTTAAACCGAAAAGGTTTGTTGAGATCTTCAACATTTTCATTTGGTTTCTCAACCGTAGGCTTTATATTTTGATGTCCttaaaattgttaggaaatttaataaaataaaaacaataaaacttaaacacaaataaaaatacgAATATAAACACGATTTATAAATAGCCGAGACATAGATATCTCGCTCTTTTTAAGGAGATTTAAGCCCTCTGCGGTTTTTGTCTTAGGCCATGAATCGTTGCAGCAGAACTTCTCAAGACTTGTCTCTCTTACGATGCAACAATCTGATTTAAATTGTATGACTCTCTCCAGTTCTCCACAAATGGTGCAGTCCAAAGCTCCATAAAAAGCACTTTTCTTTGCTTGTCAAATTCTCCAGATTTGAGAGAAGGATGTTATGATGAGAATGATGTGAAAAGATTGGTGTGTAGTGCTAATGCCTtaagggtctatttataggcacaaaatgatCTTTCATTCTCtatgtacttaataaataagttgtatatatattaaataggtaCACACCTAATTTTAAGATACACTCACgtaattaattttatgaatttatgagatacatgaatgaatgacctaactaAATATAGATACACAAGCCATTCCAAGATGCATGCTTTTTtccaagataataaataaaataataatattaaaatatatttacatTTTTTCATAACTAATAATATTTGGGTTCCAAATGACCTGAGTAATCTCCTAGAGCGAAGGGACATTCTATTAATTTCAGCTCTTAATTCATAATCATAAATTAGAATAGATGATAACTTTAATGCAATAAAATTAATAAGTACAAGTCCttaaatgtacaaaataaaagtATAGGGACTATAATACAATTTAACTAAAAGTGTAAGGACTAACTTATCATTTTCCATTTgaattatttcaagaaaatgcTAGCAGAACTCACTCTTCTTATGCCTAATTGTTGTAGACCATTCTTTTATTATGTGCAGTACTGATATTAAATTATAAATGCTTTAATTAACTTTATGAATTGAAAAAGAAACTTAAACACGTTGCCTAATGCACATACCAAAACAAAAATGGACCAAAATCAACATTTACATGCCAAACGTACGTAGGTCTTAGCTCTACTGCCAAAGATTTTTACCATAGGGCGCTGCCAAACCCCACTCAGCGTATACTTTTACCAATGCAAAGACAACTTGGCCTCAGCACTTGGAACTTCGTGGGATTACAACTTCCCATTCCTTCCCAAGAGCAATTTTTTATTCCCAACCTAAAGCTTTAAATACCCATCACTTCCCTTGGCTAGTACCCACCAACCGGACCTACACCAACAATTTCGTAGTGAATATGGCTGCCACTCTCATCCAACTTACCACCATCCTTTTTACCCTCACCCTCCCTCTAACATTCCTTGCCTCCCCCTCTCCAATGGCCTCTTTCATTGCTGAGGATGCAGAAGACTATGAAGAGTACATAATCGATACCCCATTCCACAGCACTGGATCCTTGAGGGGTCGGCTTTTGGCGAGTGTTGTAAAGAAAGGTACACATTGCGAGGTTAGTAGCAACATATGCAATGGGGTTTCTGCGAACAATGGTGCAAGCCGTCTCTTTTGCTGTAAGAGTCATTGCCGGAATGTCCTGCGAGATAGAAACAACTGTGGGATGTGCGGGCACAAGTGTCGTTTTGGTCAGCTTTGTTGTGGTGGTAAATGTGTCAATGTTGGTTTCAATGATCTTCATTGTGGCAAGTGCAACAAAGCATGTGACTCGGGGGTTAAATGTGAGAACGGTTCATGCGGATATGCATCTTGAATCAACCAAAAGAATTACTATGTAGGAGCTAGGAGTCCATGCATAGAGATTTAATTTTAttgtcttattttttaaattatttttttcttttgtaattttAACGGGTATGATGTTAATTTGTCACACCCTAATTGCTTCAATAAACATATTGATTAGTTGAATTGTTGTATTGATTAGGGAAATAAGAGAAATGTATATGCATGaagatttataattattttaaataataaaataatcataagcATTTATAAATTTCTAAGTTCTTCTATCTTCGgttcccttttttatttatttttaccttGAAAATAGAGTTCCTAAATTTAGTTTGGTgatgattttttttatgattGATGTGCTTAATATTATAAGGGGAGTGTATGTACAAAGCTCTTTTactttagaaaataataataaaaaaagaattaTTAGGTATGCTGTTTGTTTCAACTTGCTTAAATAAGTGGAATTTTAATGAAGCTGTCTACATTTTGGATAGCTGAAGTAGTTGATAATTGATTAGTATGTTCTTATATGGTAAGATCAACACCCAAACCACGAAAGAAAAAAAACCAAGTCATTATGCAATGAATAACCATTTCTTTTAAAAGGCTAAGAAACTTATTATTTAGAAAAACTAAACAAAGGAAGGATATAGATATAGGAGCAAATGCTAAAGATCTTTTATTGAGAAGGAGCAATAAATTTAGCCGGTAAAAGAGAATTGAAAAAATATTACTTTGTCTTGAGCCTGGAGAGAAACAATTGTTGTTTCCAATTTTTTGATTTCAAAGATTCTGTTGTTTGTTTCCTTTCATATTTCCTGAACAGTAGATGTTGTGTAAGGTGCAAGTTTATTTAGGATATGCCTAGTTGTAAAATAGTTTCTCACTTTCTTCCTTAGGTTTCAATTTTCATGGCGCCCAAATGGCCAAGTTGTTATGTTGGATTTGTTTGCAGTAgactctatctatctatctatctttgTCTGCCTGTCAGCAATTCCACTGCAAAGGTCAAGTTAGTGGGCTTTGAAATAGGGGGAATTTTGGTCTAGCTCAATTAAGAGCTAGCTTTGTGTGAGTTCAATTAAAATAAGAGCAAAAGGGAGGTGTCTATCATGTGCCTTGGCTCGGACCACTTCTCAACTCTACATCAAATATTCAACTCCACATTTGCTTCGTTAGGAGTAGTCCATCCACTACTCCACAGAATCACTCACTATTCATTACACAATATTACATGTTATAATAAACAAGGTAACGTGCAAATCACCATTGAGTTTAAAGCTTTTAAGTTCTTGCTATGATAAATTAGTAAATTACATTCCAATTCAATATCTTCATGACATGGGAGGAATTTAGGGAATTTAGGTTGAGCATGAATTTtagtcttaaatttgaatttgtgtaagtTTATATGAAGCTTGATATAATTTAATGTTGTATTTTCTTCAAGTTTATGTATGTCCAAATTTAAGATTAAATTCCAAACTTTTAAACATTAAATTAGTGTTCATTAGTGAATTTTTAACTATTCACAAGTTACATGCTTCTCTATTCATTTTAGTGTATGCTCTTTGCACTGCATGTTGCTCACTATTACTCATTGCACATATTGCTAGCAATTGCATTCACATCTTGAATGTTAAAAGGGGAGGAGGCTCATTAGTTGAGTTGTTTTTAATCATTTGATGTGTTctttatatataaaaattgatCTTTTTAAGGAAAAAATTTTGAAGTGAAGATGTTTTGAAAATAACTAGTGATAGGAATCTTTCACAATCTGTATAAGTAAATCACATCTGTAATATCTTTGTTAAAGTAATTGGTGTATGCACACATGCAAATGGCAATTAATTCTATTCaataattgtttttatttttattttttacttttttaaatgTAATTGCCATATCAAATAATTCCATTAAGTCACACACCTATCATTGCTGATACATGACGTATGGAAATATACTCcaacaaatatgaataatatctTCATATGTTTGAAGAATGCAAGTTGACAATAATGTTGTAATAATTGGAGATGTGAAAATGTACCATGCTTGAAAATATCGACAAAATcgaataaaattttattgttttgCTTCATTAGATTCTGAAAAACCTAACGTGGTATTTAGGAGCCTAATTTTTGGGGCTCGGATTTGTATTTTGTGATATGGAGTAAAATGTAATACAGaattatattgaatttcttttaaatccgcaTAGTATAAAAAGCAAGCTATGAAACCCTTGTTCCCAAACGTAACACAAATATTTTGTTTGGTTTTAgtttcatatatttttcttttttctatcaTTTCTTGTTTACCTcttcaaaatatgcccaaaacTATTGAAAATGTTAGCTTTCACCGTAATTCCTAATCTTATAAATGCCATTTGGATTCTGCTTCAACCTCAAACCTATTTTTTAATGATTGCTATTGTCCAGTTTTTGAAATACAAAAAGAAtactaaaaattttagaaatttcattaTTGTCACCTCAATTTCCTCACAATAATCCATTTGTATTCtaattaaaataccaaaaatgtatgaaaataagattttgattttatttttttcatttaaaatacaCTTGTACAAATATTACTCAAAATAAGATCGTTGCATTAATAAGAAAATCAATTGAATGAATGATGTATCACCACTCTTTTGAACCAAACTTCTATTTCGAAGGTCTTTAAGTTCTTTAGGTGGGAAAGGATATGAGGTTGTTAAAGTAGCATGTGGTTACTTTCATCGTATATCCCATATTGTCTAGTTTAAGCATAATAAATTCTCAATGaattgatataaaaaaaattaaaagagatatcttcatatttttttaaatatcttaCATCCGTCCATCATTGTTTTTGGTCCACTAGTGAAGGCTCATTAATAATGTTTGAGCCATACTGAGGCAAGTCAACTTTCATTTCACACCTTCTCCGGACCCTTCTAAATTAGAACTGCAATTTTCAacttatttgaaaatataaaattttaactaCTAAGAAGCTTCCATTGAAagtatttcaagaaaatgttagGAGAATAAAAATGATGCCTAATGGACGTACCAAAACAAAAATTGACCAAAATCAGCATTTCCATTCCAAACGTATATATGTAGGTCTTAGCTTTGCTGCCAAAGATTTTGACCATAGGGCTCTGCCAAACCCCACTCAGTAAATATTTTGGCCAATGCAACAATAACTTGGCCTCAGAACTTTGTGGGATTACAACTTCCCCATTCCTTCCCAGGAGGAATTTTTTATTCCCAACCTAAAGCTTTAAATACCCATCACTTCCCTTGGCTAGTACCCACCAAACGGAACCTACACAAATATTCCATCTCCTCCATTTCCTCAACCTTGCAGCAACTCAAAAACTTTCAGTAGTGAATATGGCTGCCACTCTCATCCAACTTACGACCATCCTTTTTACCCTCACCCTCCCTCTAACATTCCTAGCCTCCCCGTCTCCAATGGCCTCTTTCATCGCCGAGGACGCAGAAGACTATGAAGAGTACGTAATCGATACCCCATTCCACAGCACTGGATCCTTGAGGGGTCGACTTTTGGCGAGCGT
It encodes the following:
- the LOC131158119 gene encoding protein GRIM REAPER-like, yielding MAATLIQLTTILFTLTLPLTFLASPSPMASFIAEDAEDYEEYIIDTPFHSTGSLRGRLLASVVKKGTHCEVSSNICNGVSANNGASRLFCCKSHCRNVLRDRNNCGMCGHKCRFGQLCCGGKCVNVGFNNLHCGKCNKACDSGVKCENGSCGYAS
- the LOC131149111 gene encoding protein GRIM REAPER-like, which encodes MAATLIQLTTILFTLTLPLTFLASPSPMASFIAEDAEDYEEYVIDTPFHSTGSLRGRLLASVVKKGTHCEVSSNICNGVSANNGASRLFCCKSHCRNVLRDRNNCGICGHKCRFGELCCGGKCINVGFNDLHCGKCNKGCGLGVKCENGSCGYAS
- the LOC131158124 gene encoding protein GRIM REAPER-like, which gives rise to MAATLIQLTTILFTLTLPLTFLASPSPMASFIAEDAEDYEEYIIDTPFHSTGSLRGRLLASVVKKGTHCEVSSNICNGVSANNGASRLFCCKSHCRNVLRDRNNCGMCGHKCRFGQLCCGGKCVNVGFNDLHCGKCNKACDSGVKCENGSCGYAS